A single window of Kitasatospora sp. HUAS MG31 DNA harbors:
- a CDS encoding site-2 protease family protein — protein MTFATAQRRSRENRISPVFWVLLATLVTSGWAVATGFGSARFGVFLFVVAGWMVSLCLHEYAHARTALHGGDITVGAKGYLTLNPFAYAHAVLSFVLPVVFVILGGIGLPGGAVFIERHRIQGRLKHSLISAAGPLVNVALAAVCLVPIGAGWLDDPSLHVSWNGYEWPISPLSAALGFLGMLQLSAAVLNLLPVPGLDGYGVVEPWLSPKARRSVEPFAPYGMLAVFALLWQPQVNAWFFDVVDALMGVFGVDPGYAAIGHELFRFWQG, from the coding sequence ATGACCTTCGCCACCGCCCAGCGCCGCAGCCGGGAGAACCGGATCAGCCCGGTGTTCTGGGTGCTGCTCGCCACCCTCGTCACCTCGGGCTGGGCGGTGGCCACCGGCTTCGGCAGCGCCCGTTTCGGGGTGTTCCTGTTCGTGGTGGCGGGCTGGATGGTCTCGCTCTGCCTGCACGAGTACGCGCACGCCCGGACGGCGCTGCACGGCGGCGACATCACGGTGGGCGCCAAGGGGTACCTGACGCTGAACCCGTTCGCGTACGCGCACGCCGTGCTGAGCTTCGTGCTGCCGGTGGTGTTCGTGATCCTGGGCGGCATCGGCCTGCCGGGCGGCGCGGTGTTCATCGAGCGGCACCGGATCCAGGGCCGGCTGAAGCACAGTCTGATCTCGGCCGCCGGCCCGCTGGTGAACGTGGCGCTGGCCGCGGTGTGCCTGGTCCCGATCGGCGCGGGCTGGCTGGACGACCCGTCGCTGCACGTCAGCTGGAACGGGTACGAGTGGCCGATCTCGCCGCTGTCGGCGGCGCTGGGCTTCCTCGGCATGCTGCAGCTGAGCGCGGCCGTGCTGAACCTGCTGCCGGTGCCCGGCCTGGACGGCTACGGGGTGGTCGAGCCCTGGCTGTCGCCGAAGGCCCGGCGCTCGGTGGAGCCGTTCGCGCCGTACGGCATGCTGGCGGTCTTCGCGCTGCTGTGGCAGCCGCAGGTGAACGCCTGGTTCTTCGACGTGGTGGACGCGCTGATGGGCGTGTTCGGGGTGGACCCGGGCTACGCCGCGATCGGGCACGAGCTGTTCCGGTTCTGGCAGGGCTGA
- the panB gene encoding 3-methyl-2-oxobutanoate hydroxymethyltransferase: MNASPLQPAQAPDGVSTTLYGGVANRRVTVRDIAKAKQQGERWSMLTAYDALTAGVFDEAGIPVLLVGDSAGNCHLGYETTVPVTMDQMVMLSAAVVRGTKRALVVGDMPFGSYQESPAQAMHNAARLMKEAGVGAVKLEGGERSARSIELLVEAGIPVMAHIGLTPQSVHALGGYPVQGRGDEAAHQLLRDAKAVQQAGAFAVVLEAVPAELAVQVTEQLAIATVGIGAGAGTDAQVLVWTDMAGMTAGRVPKFVKQYADLRSVLGDAAREFAAEVHAGTFPAPEHTFK, from the coding sequence ATGAACGCTTCTCCGCTTCAGCCTGCCCAGGCGCCGGACGGCGTCTCCACCACCCTGTATGGCGGGGTGGCCAACCGCCGGGTGACCGTCCGCGACATCGCGAAGGCCAAGCAGCAGGGCGAACGCTGGTCCATGCTCACCGCCTACGACGCCCTCACCGCCGGCGTGTTCGACGAGGCCGGCATCCCCGTGCTGCTGGTCGGCGACTCGGCGGGCAACTGCCACCTCGGGTACGAGACCACCGTCCCGGTGACCATGGATCAGATGGTGATGCTCTCCGCCGCCGTCGTCCGCGGCACCAAGCGCGCCCTGGTGGTCGGCGACATGCCCTTCGGCTCGTACCAGGAGTCGCCGGCGCAGGCCATGCACAACGCCGCCCGGCTGATGAAGGAGGCCGGGGTCGGCGCGGTCAAGCTGGAGGGCGGCGAGCGCAGCGCCCGCTCCATCGAGCTGCTGGTCGAGGCCGGCATCCCGGTGATGGCGCACATCGGCCTCACCCCGCAGTCGGTGCACGCCCTCGGCGGGTACCCGGTGCAGGGGCGCGGCGACGAGGCCGCGCACCAGTTGCTGCGGGACGCCAAGGCGGTGCAGCAGGCGGGGGCGTTCGCGGTGGTGCTGGAGGCCGTGCCGGCCGAGCTGGCCGTCCAGGTCACCGAGCAGCTCGCGATCGCGACCGTCGGGATCGGCGCGGGCGCCGGGACGGACGCCCAGGTGCTGGTCTGGACGGACATGGCGGGGATGACCGCCGGGCGGGTGCCCAAGTTCGTCAAGCAGTACGCCGACCTGCGGTCCGTGCTGGGCGACGCCGCCCGCGAGTTCGCCGCCGAGGTCCACGCGGGGACCTTCCCGGCGCCGGAGCACACCTTCAAGTAG
- a CDS encoding glycoside hydrolase family 19 protein, which yields MSPRRSTKHRSTGARYSKRRLVSMVAGLATAAGFAVLLPMSSDAAAACAAPYAASQVYTGGMSASYNGHNWSAKWWTQGETPSTGGTGVWADQGACGGGGGTTTPPGGGGSCDHPAWVQGRQYTTGDIVKYTNGNYYVATHDNPGYDPTISTWFWSPYTCTGGGSTSTPKPGGFVVSEAQFNQMFPSRNPFYTYAGLTAALSAYPGFATTGSDTVKKQEAAAFLANVSHETGGLVHIVEQNTANYPHYCDSSQPYGCPAGQAAYYGRGPIQLSWNFNYKAAGDALGIDLLHNPNLVQNDPAVAWKTGLWYWNTQNGPGTMTPHNAMVNGRGFGETIRSINGSLECNGGNPAQVQSRVNSYQSFTSILGVPAGSNLTC from the coding sequence GTGTCCCCTCGACGCAGCACCAAGCACCGTTCCACCGGCGCCCGTTACTCGAAGCGCCGGCTCGTCAGCATGGTGGCAGGCCTGGCGACCGCCGCCGGGTTCGCCGTCCTGCTGCCGATGTCCTCCGACGCCGCCGCGGCCTGTGCGGCGCCCTACGCCGCCTCGCAGGTGTACACCGGCGGGATGTCCGCCTCGTACAACGGGCACAACTGGTCGGCCAAGTGGTGGACCCAGGGCGAGACCCCGTCCACCGGCGGCACCGGCGTCTGGGCCGACCAGGGCGCCTGCGGCGGTGGCGGCGGGACGACCACGCCCCCGGGCGGCGGCGGCAGCTGTGACCACCCGGCCTGGGTGCAGGGCCGGCAGTACACCACCGGCGACATCGTCAAGTACACCAACGGCAACTACTACGTCGCCACCCACGACAACCCGGGCTACGACCCGACCATCTCCACCTGGTTCTGGAGCCCGTACACCTGCACCGGCGGCGGTTCCACCAGCACGCCCAAGCCGGGCGGGTTCGTGGTCTCCGAGGCCCAGTTCAACCAGATGTTCCCGAGCCGGAACCCGTTCTACACCTACGCCGGTCTGACGGCCGCGCTGAGCGCCTACCCCGGCTTCGCCACCACCGGCTCCGACACGGTGAAGAAGCAGGAGGCCGCGGCCTTCCTCGCCAACGTCAGCCACGAGACCGGCGGCCTGGTCCACATCGTGGAGCAGAACACCGCCAACTACCCGCACTACTGCGACTCCTCGCAGCCGTACGGGTGCCCGGCCGGCCAGGCCGCGTACTACGGCCGCGGGCCGATCCAGCTGAGCTGGAACTTCAACTACAAGGCCGCGGGCGACGCGCTCGGCATCGACCTGCTGCACAACCCCAACCTGGTGCAGAACGACCCGGCCGTCGCCTGGAAGACCGGCCTCTGGTACTGGAACACCCAGAACGGGCCGGGCACCATGACCCCCCACAACGCGATGGTCAACGGCCGGGGCTTCGGCGAGACCATCCGCAGCATCAACGGCTCCCTGGAGTGCAACGGCGGCAACCCCGCCCAGGTCCAGAGCCGGGTGAACTCGTACCAGAGCTTCACCTCCATCCTGGGCGTCCCGGCCGGCTCCAACCTCACCTGCTGA
- a CDS encoding ABC transporter permease, whose protein sequence is MSTATLSPGRADDTRIGPRAQLRHVGALTRRNLMRIKADPESMLDALLIPIIFTVLFVYVFGGAVSGSQQDYIQYMVPGLLGTTGLNLAMAVGSGLNSDFQTGVMDRFRTLPIGRASVLLSKIAAETCRCLVSFTILIAFSVLLGLEIKTSALELLAAIGLSLVFGMSVVWVSMLLGMALRSAQAVQGVSMLVMMPLQFGSSIFAPTTTMPGWLQTFTEYNPLSALADACRSLINGGALTHSVTIVLVWSVAITALTAPLAVARFRKRT, encoded by the coding sequence ATGAGCACCGCGACCCTCAGCCCCGGCCGGGCGGACGACACCCGGATCGGCCCGCGGGCCCAGCTGCGCCATGTGGGCGCGCTGACCCGGCGCAACCTGATGCGGATCAAGGCGGACCCGGAGTCGATGCTCGACGCCCTGCTGATCCCCATCATCTTCACCGTGCTGTTCGTCTACGTGTTCGGCGGCGCGGTCTCCGGCAGCCAGCAGGACTACATCCAGTACATGGTCCCGGGCCTGCTGGGCACCACCGGCCTCAACCTGGCGATGGCCGTGGGCAGCGGCCTCAACAGCGACTTCCAGACCGGTGTGATGGACCGGTTCCGCACCCTGCCGATCGGCCGGGCGTCGGTGCTGCTGTCCAAGATCGCCGCGGAGACCTGCCGCTGCCTGGTCTCCTTCACCATCCTGATCGCCTTCTCGGTGCTGCTCGGCCTGGAGATCAAGACCAGTGCCCTGGAGCTGCTGGCGGCGATCGGCCTGTCGCTGGTGTTCGGCATGTCGGTGGTGTGGGTCTCGATGCTGCTGGGCATGGCGCTGCGCAGCGCGCAGGCCGTGCAGGGCGTGTCGATGCTGGTGATGATGCCGCTGCAGTTCGGCAGCTCGATCTTCGCGCCGACCACCACCATGCCGGGCTGGCTGCAGACGTTCACCGAGTACAACCCGCTCTCCGCCCTGGCGGACGCCTGCCGCAGCCTGATCAACGGCGGTGCGCTGACCCACTCGGTGACCATCGTGCTGGTGTGGTCGGTGGCGATCACCGCGCTCACCGCGCCGCTCGCGGTGGCCCGCTTCCGCAAGCGGACCTGA
- a CDS encoding MFS transporter: protein MTEPEQSGRLRALLRGLRPDLTPWRASRDFRLLWSSGCVTSFGSFLTYVAVPLQIKELTGSSVAVGLVGAFELVPLVLFGLWGGALADALDRRKVVLCSEAALGVLSALLLLNALLPHPMLWPIYLVGALVAAVDGLQRPALDSLTPRIVAHDQLASAFALNSLYRNVGSVAGPALAGVIAAYAGVRTAYLLDVATFALSLLLLARMRAVPPSTGAERPSLRAIGTGIRYAWSRKDLLGTYAVDTVAMLFAFPVAVFPFLAAELDAGWALGLLYAASAVGALAVSATSGWTSRVHRQGRMLLLAALGWGAAMTLAGLTANVWLVLVCLALAGGADQISGIARSTLWNQSIPDGVRGRMAGVELLSYSVGPQLGQVRAGGMAGLVGARGSVWIGGLACLAGVLALAAALPSLIGYDSRTDPHARAVREAAERAAAERDTAPVG from the coding sequence GTGACCGAACCTGAACAATCCGGGCGGCTGCGCGCGCTGCTGCGCGGGCTCCGACCCGACCTCACCCCCTGGCGTGCCTCCCGTGACTTCCGGTTGCTCTGGAGCTCCGGCTGCGTCACCTCCTTCGGCTCCTTCCTGACCTACGTCGCGGTGCCGCTGCAGATCAAGGAGCTCACCGGCTCCTCGGTCGCGGTGGGCCTGGTCGGCGCGTTCGAGCTGGTGCCGCTGGTGCTGTTCGGGCTGTGGGGCGGCGCCCTGGCCGACGCCCTGGACCGCCGGAAGGTGGTGCTCTGCTCCGAGGCCGCGCTCGGGGTGCTGAGCGCGCTGCTGCTGCTGAACGCGCTGCTGCCGCACCCGATGCTGTGGCCGATCTACCTGGTCGGCGCCCTGGTCGCCGCGGTGGACGGGCTGCAGCGCCCGGCGCTGGACTCGCTCACTCCGCGGATCGTCGCGCACGACCAGCTCGCCTCCGCCTTTGCGCTCAACTCGCTGTACCGCAACGTGGGTTCGGTGGCCGGCCCGGCCCTCGCCGGTGTCATCGCGGCGTACGCGGGGGTTCGGACCGCGTACCTGCTGGACGTCGCCACCTTCGCCCTGTCGCTGCTGCTGCTCGCCCGGATGCGGGCCGTCCCGCCGTCCACCGGGGCCGAGCGGCCCTCGCTGCGGGCGATCGGCACCGGCATCCGGTACGCCTGGAGCCGCAAGGACCTGCTGGGCACCTACGCGGTGGACACCGTGGCCATGCTGTTCGCCTTCCCGGTCGCCGTCTTCCCGTTCCTGGCCGCCGAGTTGGACGCCGGCTGGGCGCTCGGCCTGCTGTACGCCGCCTCGGCGGTCGGCGCGCTGGCGGTCTCCGCCACCAGCGGCTGGACCTCCCGGGTGCACCGGCAGGGCCGGATGCTGCTGCTGGCCGCGCTCGGCTGGGGTGCCGCGATGACCCTGGCGGGCCTGACCGCGAACGTCTGGCTGGTGCTGGTCTGCCTGGCCCTGGCCGGTGGCGCGGACCAGATCAGCGGCATCGCCCGCTCCACCCTGTGGAACCAGTCCATTCCGGACGGGGTGCGCGGCCGGATGGCCGGGGTGGAGCTGCTCAGCTACTCGGTCGGGCCGCAGCTCGGCCAGGTGCGGGCGGGCGGCATGGCCGGGCTGGTCGGCGCCCGCGGCTCGGTCTGGATCGGCGGCCTGGCCTGCCTGGCCGGTGTCCTCGCGCTCGCCGCCGCGCTGCCCAGCCTGATCGGCTACGACAGCCGCACCGACCCGCACGCGCGGGCCGTACGGGAGGCCGCCGAGCGGGCCGCGGCCGAACGCGACACCGCCCCGGTCGGCTGA
- the npdG gene encoding NADPH-dependent F420 reductase: MTQPESVNAAPARDAAALPDVSHLVVGVLGGTGDQGRGLAFRLAKAGQQVIIGSRTAERAQAAADELGLGVRGADNATAARESDIVIVAVPWEGHAATLAELRTELAGKIVVDCVNPLGFDKQGAYALRVEEGSAAQQAAALLPDSRVTAAFHHLSAVLLQDASVDRIDIDVLVLGEDREATGIVQALADRIPGMRGIFAGRLRNAHQVEALVANLISVNRRYKAHAGLRITDV, translated from the coding sequence ATGACGCAACCCGAATCAGTGAATGCCGCCCCCGCCCGCGACGCCGCCGCGCTGCCCGACGTGTCGCACCTCGTGGTCGGCGTCCTCGGCGGCACCGGCGACCAGGGCCGCGGCCTGGCGTTCCGGCTGGCCAAGGCGGGCCAGCAGGTGATCATCGGCTCCCGGACGGCGGAACGCGCCCAGGCGGCCGCCGACGAACTCGGCCTCGGGGTGCGCGGCGCCGACAACGCCACCGCCGCGCGGGAGAGCGACATCGTGATCGTCGCGGTGCCCTGGGAGGGCCACGCCGCCACCCTGGCCGAGCTGCGCACCGAACTGGCCGGCAAGATCGTGGTGGACTGCGTCAACCCGCTGGGCTTCGACAAGCAGGGCGCGTACGCGCTGCGGGTCGAGGAGGGCAGCGCCGCCCAGCAGGCCGCCGCCCTGCTGCCGGACTCCCGGGTCACCGCCGCCTTCCACCACCTGTCCGCGGTGCTGCTGCAGGACGCCTCCGTCGACCGGATCGACATCGACGTGCTGGTGCTCGGCGAGGACCGCGAGGCCACCGGCATCGTCCAGGCGCTGGCCGACCGCATCCCCGGCATGCGCGGGATCTTCGCCGGCCGGCTGCGCAACGCCCACCAAGTGGAGGCCCTGGTCGCCAACCTGATCTCGGTGAACCGCCGCTACAAGGCCCACGCGGGCCTGCGGATCACCGACGTCTGA
- a CDS encoding ATP-binding protein — MYYGILGTTTAQQDDGTPVPLGGARLRALLAALVLRQGRPVPADLLVDEVWDADPPQDAAAALQTLVGRLRRTVGRAEIGSGPAGYWLSAAASDLGDFQRLTAEGRRALEGERYAEAAERLDAALALWRGPALADLPDRGGPATRLEAQRDEARRQRLEAGLRLGRAAELLAELIEAAGSRPLDEPVQALLIRALADTGRTAEALQSYERVRRALAEQLGTDPGPELRALHRGLLGPQEPAGGGQAPAAAAPPRPAEAPRPRAAGNLRPRLTSFVGRDSDLAAVRQALKAGRLTTLTGPGGSGKTRLSVEAGRREQAAGSWPDGVWLVELAPLDAPEAVPGAVVTALGLRETVLHTGSTVAEALENRETDPVRRIVEHCARRRMLLVLDNCEHLIAAAAELADQLLVECPQLTVLATSREPLGVPGEAVLPVEPLPEAVALRLLAERGAAARPGFDPAEDPRACAEICRRLDGLPLAIELAAARLRGLTPRQLADRLDSRFALLTAGSRTLLPRQQTLRAVVDWSWDLLGKRERAVLRRLAVFAGGCTLEDAEEVLADGVEVPREEVADLLLSLVDKSLVVADLAGPRYGMLETIHEYAAEQLARAGEEEQVGRRHLIRFRETVRRAELDLHGPRQLNALAVLDREQENVRAALRRAVDTGDEQEALVLVLGLSGYWALRDHRAESRGWYEAVIALGPDPFAEGTEPAVPLEDNPLDAPPPMRPELLADARRQLHLHRLVGLFSGNMAMFGDREAVGLARRVTAAYTPDLPQAYRLPGLLRVFSTFLSGELDQVREVIDDAVTGARRHGRPGDLAFVLQLRARLLNDWVGGLEQAVRDSAEARALFAGLGDRWGMSEALAAQGENATKQGEVDLAVSAYREAIAIAEEFGATQEVPMLKVRLGEVVEDLEPGAGERMIREALASIGEINHATDGALLYGRLVLCNLHVQRGEYRSAFAELDRLMENQELFAPMVPGIFLGIVQCIRAWTTARSGDPERGMELLAEARREIGSVETGATVFADHMSVMLLMPAVGVLVEAARQGGDREAAHRAAVLLGAHDVLHGTTGTRMERRERDYARERLLDLLGAPAFEAAAEEGGRLTVREAAALLDAP; from the coding sequence GTGTACTACGGCATCCTCGGCACCACCACGGCCCAGCAGGACGACGGCACCCCGGTGCCGCTCGGCGGAGCCCGGCTGCGCGCGCTGCTCGCCGCCCTGGTCCTGCGGCAGGGCCGGCCGGTGCCGGCCGACCTGCTGGTGGACGAGGTCTGGGACGCCGACCCGCCGCAGGACGCCGCCGCCGCGCTGCAGACCCTGGTCGGCCGGCTGCGCCGCACCGTCGGCCGCGCCGAGATCGGCTCGGGACCGGCCGGCTACTGGCTGAGCGCCGCCGCCAGCGACCTCGGCGACTTCCAGCGGCTCACCGCCGAGGGCCGCCGCGCCCTGGAGGGGGAGCGGTACGCCGAGGCCGCCGAGCGGCTGGACGCCGCCCTCGCCCTCTGGCGCGGGCCCGCCCTCGCCGACCTGCCCGACCGCGGCGGCCCGGCCACCCGGCTGGAGGCCCAGCGGGACGAGGCCCGCCGGCAGCGGCTGGAGGCCGGGCTGCGGCTCGGCCGGGCCGCCGAACTGCTCGCCGAGCTGATCGAGGCCGCCGGGAGCCGGCCCCTGGACGAGCCCGTCCAGGCCCTGCTGATCCGCGCGCTCGCCGACACCGGCCGCACCGCCGAGGCCCTGCAGAGCTACGAGCGGGTCCGAAGGGCGCTGGCCGAGCAGCTCGGCACCGACCCGGGCCCCGAGCTGCGGGCGCTGCACCGGGGGCTGCTCGGCCCGCAGGAGCCGGCCGGGGGCGGGCAGGCGCCCGCCGCCGCGGCCCCGCCCCGTCCGGCCGAGGCCCCCCGGCCGCGGGCGGCCGGCAACCTGCGGCCCCGGCTGACCAGTTTCGTCGGCCGGGACAGCGACCTGGCGGCCGTCCGCCAGGCGCTGAAGGCCGGCCGGCTGACCACCCTCACCGGCCCCGGCGGCTCCGGCAAGACCCGGCTCTCGGTCGAGGCCGGCCGCCGGGAGCAGGCCGCCGGCTCCTGGCCGGACGGGGTCTGGCTGGTCGAGCTCGCCCCGCTGGACGCCCCGGAGGCCGTCCCCGGCGCCGTGGTCACCGCCCTCGGCCTGCGCGAGACCGTGCTGCACACCGGCAGCACGGTGGCCGAGGCCCTGGAGAACCGGGAGACCGACCCGGTCCGCCGGATCGTCGAGCACTGCGCCCGCCGGCGGATGCTGCTGGTCCTCGACAACTGCGAGCACCTGATAGCCGCCGCCGCCGAACTGGCCGACCAGCTCCTGGTCGAGTGCCCGCAGCTGACCGTCCTCGCCACCAGCCGCGAGCCGCTCGGCGTCCCCGGTGAGGCGGTGCTGCCGGTGGAACCGCTGCCCGAGGCCGTCGCCCTCCGGCTGCTCGCCGAACGCGGCGCCGCCGCCCGCCCCGGCTTCGACCCCGCCGAGGACCCGCGGGCCTGCGCCGAGATCTGCCGCCGCCTGGACGGCCTCCCGCTCGCCATCGAACTCGCCGCCGCCCGCCTCCGCGGCCTGACGCCCCGCCAGCTCGCCGACCGGCTCGACAGCCGCTTCGCCCTGCTCACCGCCGGCTCCCGGACCCTCCTGCCCCGCCAGCAGACCCTGCGCGCCGTGGTCGACTGGAGCTGGGACCTGCTCGGCAAGCGGGAGCGCGCCGTGCTGCGCCGGCTGGCCGTGTTCGCCGGCGGCTGCACCCTGGAGGACGCCGAGGAGGTGCTCGCCGACGGCGTCGAGGTCCCCCGCGAGGAGGTCGCCGACCTGTTGCTCTCCCTGGTCGACAAGTCCCTGGTGGTCGCCGACCTCGCCGGGCCGCGGTACGGGATGCTGGAGACCATCCACGAGTACGCCGCCGAGCAGCTGGCCCGGGCCGGCGAGGAGGAGCAGGTCGGCCGGCGCCACCTGATCCGCTTCCGGGAAACCGTCCGCCGCGCCGAACTCGACCTGCACGGCCCCCGGCAGCTGAACGCGCTCGCCGTGCTCGACCGCGAGCAGGAGAACGTCCGGGCCGCGCTGCGACGGGCGGTGGACACCGGCGACGAGCAGGAGGCGCTGGTCCTGGTGCTCGGCCTGAGCGGCTACTGGGCGCTGCGCGACCACCGCGCCGAGTCCCGCGGCTGGTACGAGGCGGTGATCGCGCTCGGGCCCGACCCGTTCGCGGAGGGCACCGAGCCGGCCGTCCCGCTGGAGGACAACCCGCTGGACGCGCCCCCGCCGATGCGCCCGGAGCTGCTCGCGGACGCCCGCCGCCAGCTCCACCTGCACCGCCTGGTCGGGCTGTTCAGCGGCAACATGGCCATGTTCGGCGACCGGGAGGCGGTGGGCCTGGCCCGGCGGGTGACGGCCGCCTACACCCCCGACCTGCCGCAGGCGTACCGGCTGCCCGGGCTGCTCCGGGTGTTCTCCACCTTCCTGTCCGGCGAGCTGGACCAGGTGCGGGAGGTGATCGACGACGCGGTGACGGGCGCCCGCCGGCACGGCCGTCCCGGAGACCTGGCCTTCGTCCTGCAGCTGCGGGCGCGGCTGCTCAACGACTGGGTGGGCGGCCTGGAACAGGCGGTGCGCGACAGCGCGGAGGCGCGGGCGCTGTTCGCCGGGCTCGGCGACCGCTGGGGGATGTCCGAGGCCCTCGCCGCGCAGGGCGAGAACGCCACCAAGCAGGGCGAGGTGGACCTCGCGGTGAGCGCCTACCGGGAGGCCATCGCGATCGCCGAGGAGTTCGGGGCCACCCAGGAGGTGCCGATGCTCAAGGTCCGGCTCGGCGAGGTGGTCGAGGACCTCGAACCCGGCGCCGGCGAGCGGATGATCCGGGAGGCGCTGGCGTCCATCGGGGAGATCAACCACGCCACCGACGGCGCGCTGCTCTACGGCCGCCTGGTGCTGTGCAACCTGCACGTGCAGCGCGGCGAGTACCGGTCGGCCTTCGCCGAGCTGGACCGGCTGATGGAGAACCAGGAGCTCTTCGCGCCGATGGTCCCCGGGATCTTCCTCGGCATCGTGCAGTGCATCCGCGCCTGGACCACGGCCCGCTCGGGCGATCCGGAGCGGGGAATGGAACTGCTGGCCGAGGCCCGCCGGGAGATCGGCTCGGTGGAGACCGGGGCCACCGTCTTCGCCGACCACATGTCGGTGATGCTGCTGATGCCCGCGGTGGGCGTGCTGGTGGAGGCCGCCCGGCAGGGCGGCGACCGGGAGGCCGCCCACCGGGCCGCGGTGCTGCTCGGCGCCCACGACGTGCTGCACGGCACCACCGGCACCCGGATGGAACGGCGTGAACGCGACTACGCCCGCGAGCGGTTGCTCGACCTGCTCGGCGCACCGGCCTTCGAGGCGGCCGCCGAGGAGGGCGGCCGCCTCACCGTCCGGGAGGCGGCCGCCCTGCTGGACGCGCCGTAG
- the map gene encoding type I methionyl aminopeptidase has protein sequence MALVPGIVSPTRKVPAHIARPEYVGKPAPTPYTGPEVQTAETIEKMRIAGRIAARAMEEAAKLIEPGVTTDELDAVAHAYMCDHGAYPSDLGYRGFPKSICTSVNEVICHGIPDSTVLQDGDIVNIDATAYIHGVHGDLNATYLCGNVDEESKLLVERTREALNRAIKAVKPGRQVNIIGRVIESYAKRFGYGVVRDFTGHGINTSFHSGLIIPHYDSERAVEVIKPGMTFTIEPMLTLGTHDYDIWQDGWTVVTKDRKRTAQFEHTLAVTADGAEILTLP, from the coding sequence ATGGCTCTGGTACCCGGCATCGTGTCCCCCACCCGCAAGGTCCCCGCGCACATCGCGCGCCCGGAGTACGTCGGCAAGCCCGCGCCGACGCCGTACACCGGCCCGGAGGTGCAGACCGCGGAGACCATCGAGAAGATGCGGATCGCCGGCCGGATCGCCGCCCGCGCCATGGAGGAGGCCGCCAAGCTCATCGAGCCCGGCGTGACCACCGACGAGCTGGACGCCGTCGCCCACGCGTACATGTGCGACCACGGGGCCTACCCCTCGGACCTCGGCTACCGCGGCTTCCCCAAGTCCATCTGCACCTCCGTCAACGAGGTGATCTGCCACGGCATCCCGGACTCGACCGTCCTCCAGGACGGTGACATCGTCAACATCGACGCCACCGCGTACATCCACGGGGTGCACGGCGACCTCAACGCCACCTACCTGTGCGGCAACGTGGACGAGGAGTCCAAGCTGCTGGTCGAGCGGACCCGGGAGGCGCTCAACCGGGCGATCAAGGCGGTCAAGCCCGGCCGCCAGGTCAACATCATCGGCCGGGTGATCGAGTCCTACGCCAAGCGGTTCGGCTACGGCGTCGTCCGGGACTTCACCGGGCACGGGATCAACACCTCGTTCCACTCCGGCCTGATCATCCCGCACTACGACAGCGAGCGGGCCGTCGAGGTGATCAAGCCGGGGATGACCTTCACCATCGAGCCGATGCTCACCCTGGGCACCCACGACTACGACATCTGGCAGGACGGCTGGACGGTGGTCACCAAGGACCGCAAGCGCACCGCCCAGTTCGAGCACACCCTCGCCGTCACCGCCGACGGCGCCGAGATCCTGACGCTCCCTTAG
- a CDS encoding ATP-binding cassette domain-containing protein, with protein MTRIDNAPKSTGSTGTAVEVRGIVKTYGETRALDGVDLTVREGTVLGLLGPNGAGKTTLVRILSTLIKPDAGTAVVGGYDVLRQPKQLRRTIGLTGQYASVDEFLSGYENLYLIGRLLDLSRREARSRAAELLERFSLTEAARRPAKTYSGGMRRRLDLAASMIGRPRVLYLDEPTTGLDPRTRNEVWDEVQRMVGEGSTVLLTTQYMEEAEQLAHELTVIDRGRVIAGGGIEELKTQVGGQTLQVRPADPADLPEMALCLDRTGIPATYSADTGLLTVQLTDPARLTTVVGVLGTRGFGIAGIDTQLPSLDEVFLAITGKPSAQAAAAPTLDKEPVA; from the coding sequence ATGACACGGATCGACAACGCCCCGAAGAGCACGGGGAGCACCGGCACCGCCGTCGAGGTGCGCGGCATCGTCAAGACGTACGGCGAGACCAGGGCCCTGGACGGGGTGGACCTGACCGTACGGGAGGGCACCGTCCTCGGCCTGCTCGGCCCGAACGGGGCCGGCAAGACCACCCTGGTCCGCATCCTCTCCACACTGATCAAGCCGGACGCCGGCACCGCCGTGGTCGGCGGCTACGACGTGCTGCGCCAGCCGAAGCAGCTGCGCCGCACCATCGGCCTCACCGGCCAGTACGCCTCGGTGGACGAGTTCCTCTCCGGCTACGAGAACCTCTACCTGATCGGCCGGCTGCTGGACCTCTCCCGCCGGGAGGCCAGGTCCCGGGCGGCCGAGCTGCTGGAGCGGTTCTCGCTCACCGAGGCGGCCAGGCGCCCGGCGAAGACGTACTCCGGCGGTATGCGCCGCCGGCTCGACCTGGCGGCCAGCATGATCGGCCGGCCCCGGGTGCTCTACCTGGACGAGCCGACCACCGGCCTGGACCCGCGCACCCGCAACGAGGTGTGGGACGAGGTGCAGCGGATGGTCGGCGAGGGCTCGACCGTCCTGCTCACCACCCAGTACATGGAGGAGGCGGAGCAGCTCGCCCACGAGCTGACCGTCATCGACCGCGGCCGGGTGATCGCGGGCGGCGGGATCGAGGAGCTCAAGACCCAGGTCGGCGGGCAGACCCTGCAGGTGCGTCCGGCCGACCCGGCCGACCTCCCCGAGATGGCCCTCTGCCTGGACCGGACCGGCATCCCGGCGACGTACTCCGCCGACACCGGGCTGCTCACGGTGCAGCTCACCGACCCCGCCCGGCTGACCACGGTGGTCGGCGTGCTGGGCACCCGGGGCTTCGGCATCGCCGGCATCGACACCCAACTCCCCAGCCTGGACGAGGTCTTCCTCGCCATCACCGGCAAGCCGTCGGCCCAGGCCGCCGCCGCCCCGACCCTCGACAAGGAGCCCGTCGCATGA